A genomic window from Triticum urartu cultivar G1812 chromosome 7, Tu2.1, whole genome shotgun sequence includes:
- the LOC125522315 gene encoding uncharacterized protein YciO, with product MATTANPTTDLFSRLSFRRAVSPSPLRLPSLPTPSPRVSVAIVALHKRNPKRLKYDTQRQFTRGDGGMLRVQVEPSGEDFWKLDPVVDLINSGAVGVIPTDTVYSIVCDLSNNDSIERLRRIKGIVNSKPLSILCRSLRDIDTYTTGFPLGTNQGQANIFHAVKRILPGPYTFILPATKELPKQCIKHGSSTRYAKRRQVGVRMPDDPICQAILQNLEEPLICTSVKYLAEDEWILDPVTIADIYEPLGLDFIVDGGARIADPSTVVDMTGSYPTIIRQGKGAKLDWMVTGTDQEAQSTYSRKAA from the exons ATGGCGACCACCGCCAACCCCACCACCGACCTCTTCTCGCGCCTCTCCTTTCGCCGCGCCGTCTCCCCCTCCCCACTCCGCCTCCCCTCCTTGCCGACCCCTTCGCCGCGCGTCTCCGTCGCCATCGTCGCCCTCCACAAGCGCAACCCCAAGCGCCTCAAGTACGACACCCAGCGCCAGTTCACG AGAGGGGATGGCGGGATGCTGCGGGTGCAGGTGGAACCCTCCGGCGAGGACTTCTGGAAGCTGGACCCCGTCGTCGACCTCATAAACAGCGGCGCCGTAGGCGTCATCCCAACCGACACCGT CTACTCCATTGTTTGTGATCTGAGTAACAATGACTCTATTGAGCGCCTCCGCAG AATCAAAGGCATTGTAAATTCAAAG CCTCTCAGCATCTTGTGCCGCTCGTTGCGAGATATTGATACCTACACAACAGGATTTCCTCTAGGTACCAACCAAGGGCAAGCTAACATTTTCCATGCTGTCAAGCGTATATTACCAGGACCT TACACCTTTATTCTACCTGCGACTAAGGAATTGCCCAAGCAATGCATCAAGCATGGGTCATCTACTAGATACGCAAAAAGGAGGCAGGTTGGTGTTCGAATGCCAGATGATCCCATATGTCAAGCAATACTGCAAAATCTGGAAGAACCGTTGATCTGCACAAG TGTCAAATATCTGGCAGAGGATGAATGGATACTTGATCCAGTAACCATTGCCGATATTTATGAGCCACTG GGACTCGATTTCATCGTTGATGGCGGTGCTAGAATTGCTGATCCATCTACTGTCGTTGACATGACTGGAAGTTATCCTACCATTATTCGGCAGGGAAAG GGTGCAAAGCTTGATTGGATGGTAACAGGCACAGACCAAGAGGCGCAGTCAACCTATTCTCGTAAAGCAGCTTGA